A part of Desulfobacterales bacterium genomic DNA contains:
- a CDS encoding hydrogenase small subunit, whose translation MEKEKAFYERLEGKGVSRRDFMKFCTFLTATMGLSSSFVPKVAEVFAAPAQRPPVIYLHFGECTGCTEALIRSMYPWIDELVLEILSIEYHETIMAAAGHQAEEQLQHAADKYKGKFICVVEGGIPVKFDGGYGKIGGRTFLEIAQDIIPKAAGVICNGSCSSYGNIPAAKPNPGGYKGVGEVMGIKTVNIAGCPPNGINFVGTVVNYLLLGKLPDLDDLGRPVWAYGKTIHDQCPRRSHFENEEFVEEFGSEEAALGYCLYKVGCRGPEAYNNCPVAKFNDGTSWPVEAGHPCIGCSEPKFWDKFTPFYEEL comes from the coding sequence ATGGAAAAAGAAAAGGCATTTTATGAGAGGTTGGAGGGCAAAGGGGTCTCCCGAAGGGACTTTATGAAGTTCTGTACCTTCCTGACGGCCACCATGGGGCTCTCGTCATCGTTTGTGCCAAAAGTGGCGGAAGTTTTTGCAGCCCCGGCACAGCGCCCGCCGGTTATTTACCTGCACTTTGGTGAATGTACCGGATGCACAGAAGCCCTGATCAGATCCATGTATCCCTGGATCGATGAGCTGGTTCTTGAGATTCTTTCAATCGAATATCATGAAACCATCATGGCAGCCGCCGGCCATCAGGCCGAAGAGCAGCTCCAACACGCGGCAGACAAATACAAGGGCAAATTCATCTGCGTGGTAGAGGGTGGCATTCCCGTCAAGTTTGACGGCGGCTACGGTAAAATCGGCGGCCGCACGTTTTTAGAAATTGCCCAGGATATTATTCCAAAGGCTGCCGGTGTGATCTGTAACGGTTCATGCTCCAGCTATGGCAATATTCCGGCGGCAAAACCCAACCCCGGTGGATATAAGGGCGTTGGTGAAGTGATGGGAATCAAGACCGTAAACATTGCCGGTTGTCCGCCGAATGGCATCAATTTTGTCGGTACGGTGGTCAACTATCTGTTGCTGGGCAAACTTCCAGACCTGGATGATTTGGGTCGTCCGGTGTGGGCGTATGGTAAAACCATTCATGATCAGTGTCCGCGACGGTCGCATTTTGAAAACGAGGAGTTTGTTGAAGAATTCGGTTCTGAGGAAGCTGCGCTGGGTTATTGTCTTTACAAAGTCGGCTGCCGGGGACCGGAAGCTTATAACAATTGCCCCGTAGCCAAATTCAATGACGGCACCAGCTGGCCGGTTGAGGCCGGTCATCCCTGCATCGGTTGCAGTGAGCCAAAATTCTGGGATAAATTCACGCCGTTTTATGAGGAACTGTAG
- a CDS encoding nickel-dependent hydrogenase large subunit, protein MAKRIVIDPITRIEGHLRIEVEVAGGKVVNAWSSGQMFRGIEMILQGRDPRDAHHFVQRSCGV, encoded by the coding sequence ATGGCAAAGCGAATCGTAATAGATCCAATCACCCGTATCGAGGGTCACCTCCGGATCGAAGTCGAGGTGGCCGGAGGCAAGGTGGTCAATGCCTGGAGTTCAGGCCAGATGTTCCGGGGCATTGAGATGATCCTGCAAGGCAGAGATCCCCGGGATGCCCACCACTTTGTGCAGCGCTCCTGCGGGGTCTGA
- a CDS encoding nickel-dependent hydrogenase large subunit, producing the protein MILQGRDPRDAHHFVQRSCGVUTYTHALSSVRAVDNAVGVKIPKNARIIRNLLMGAQFQHDHIVHFYHLHALDWVDVVSALAADPKKTAALADNVSNAPWGGTVYFKNVQQRLQTFVDSGQLGPFANAYWGHSAYKLPPEANLMAAAHYIEALRLQAKAARMHAIFGGKNPHPQSLVVGGVTCVRDLTPDRIAEFLYITKETQDFIENVYIPDLLAVASFYKEWGAIGGTSNFLAWGEFPETDKEPESLYMPRGVIMNRNIGGVKMASQAKVSEDVTRGWYEKGPARHPYEGETKPLQENPKYRPGDGQYTWFKAPRYDGEPCEVGPLTRVLVAYAKGHKDIKPLVDHVLKTLSVDANALFSTLGRTAARGIEALAIGKRNQAWVMELVENLKSGDTQTYEPYEMPDSGMGVGLNDVPRGSLGHWVEIEDKKIKNYQYVVPSTWNLGPRDANGKLGPVEESLIGTPVADPKKPLEVLRTVHSFDPCIACGVHVIDPDSNEVYKIKAL; encoded by the coding sequence ATGATCCTGCAAGGCAGAGATCCCCGGGATGCCCACCACTTTGTGCAGCGCTCCTGCGGGGTCTGAACATACACCCATGCTCTGTCCTCGGTGAGGGCAGTCGACAATGCCGTCGGCGTCAAAATACCAAAAAATGCACGCATCATTCGTAATTTGCTGATGGGTGCCCAATTTCAACATGATCATATTGTTCATTTTTATCATCTGCATGCTTTAGACTGGGTCGATGTTGTTAGCGCTTTAGCGGCCGACCCCAAGAAAACAGCCGCGCTGGCAGACAATGTCAGCAACGCGCCATGGGGTGGAACCGTTTATTTCAAAAATGTGCAGCAACGGCTCCAGACTTTTGTGGACAGCGGCCAGCTGGGTCCCTTTGCAAATGCTTACTGGGGTCATTCGGCCTATAAGTTGCCGCCCGAAGCCAATCTGATGGCAGCCGCCCATTACATTGAGGCTTTGCGTCTGCAGGCCAAGGCGGCCAGAATGCATGCCATTTTTGGCGGCAAAAATCCGCATCCGCAGTCACTGGTGGTCGGCGGCGTGACCTGTGTAAGAGACCTTACGCCGGATCGCATTGCTGAATTCTTGTACATCACCAAAGAAACCCAGGATTTCATTGAAAATGTTTATATTCCGGACCTTCTGGCAGTCGCCTCTTTTTACAAGGAGTGGGGCGCTATTGGCGGAACAAGCAACTTCCTGGCCTGGGGCGAATTTCCTGAAACCGATAAAGAGCCCGAAAGCCTTTATATGCCGCGAGGCGTCATCATGAACCGTAACATTGGCGGCGTAAAAATGGCCAGCCAGGCGAAGGTTTCAGAAGATGTAACCCGAGGTTGGTATGAGAAAGGCCCGGCCAGACATCCCTACGAGGGTGAAACCAAGCCATTGCAGGAAAATCCAAAATACCGACCGGGTGACGGCCAATATACCTGGTTTAAAGCCCCGCGTTACGATGGCGAGCCCTGTGAGGTGGGTCCGCTGACCCGCGTTCTGGTGGCCTATGCCAAGGGACACAAGGACATTAAACCCCTCGTGGATCATGTGCTCAAAACCCTGAGTGTGGATGCCAATGCCCTATTTTCAACCCTGGGCCGCACAGCCGCCAGAGGCATCGAGGCGCTGGCGATTGGTAAGCGCAATCAGGCCTGGGTGATGGAACTGGTCGAAAATCTCAAATCTGGCGATACCCAGACCTATGAGCCTTACGAGATGCCGGATAGCGGCATGGGCGTCGGCTTAAACGACGTGCCCAGGGGATCTCTGGGGCACTGGGTCGAAATTGAAGATAAAAAGATCAAAAATTACCAGTATGTGGTGCCCTCCACCTGGAACCTCGGCCCGCGGGATGCCAACGGCAAACTGGGCCCGGTGGAAGAATCTCTGATCGGCACACCAGTAGCGGATCCCAAAAAGCCGCTGGAGGTCCTGCGTACGGTTCATTCCTTTGATCCCTGTATTGCCTGTGGTGTCCATGTGATTGATCCGGACTCCAACGAGGTGTATAAGATCAAAGCGCTGTAA
- a CDS encoding HyaD/HybD family hydrogenase maturation endopeptidase, producing the protein MTDQNPFDEIYAVDVMVLGIGCTLYSDEGFGVRVIEKMQAEYDFPEDVLLVDGGVLGINLLGVISKPAHLIVVDAIRNKGNPGDLYRLAGDAIPARIRAKNSLHQVDFLEALTLCQALDHVPETVIVGIEPEDIDTMCVDLTPLIQSKVDDVIAMVLAELDRLGVKYTTKGTADNVSGNPV; encoded by the coding sequence GTGACTGACCAAAACCCTTTTGATGAAATCTATGCCGTCGATGTGATGGTTCTGGGCATCGGCTGCACGCTGTATTCCGATGAAGGCTTTGGCGTGCGGGTGATCGAAAAAATGCAAGCGGAATACGACTTCCCTGAAGATGTGCTGTTGGTGGACGGCGGCGTGCTGGGTATAAATTTGCTGGGGGTGATCTCCAAACCGGCGCATCTGATTGTTGTCGATGCCATTCGCAACAAAGGCAATCCCGGCGATTTATACCGTCTCGCAGGCGATGCCATCCCGGCGCGCATTCGGGCCAAAAATTCATTGCACCAGGTTGATTTTCTGGAAGCCTTAACCCTCTGCCAGGCGCTCGATCACGTGCCGGAAACCGTCATTGTCGGTATCGAGCCTGAAGATATCGATACGATGTGCGTTGATCTGACACCACTGATCCAGAGCAAAGTGGATGATGTCATTGCCATGGTTCTGGCAGAACTCGATCGTTTAGGTGTTAAATATACTACGAAAGGAACTGCTGATAATGTGTCTGGCAATCCCGTCTAG
- a CDS encoding HypC/HybG/HupF family hydrogenase formation chaperone — translation MCLAIPSRITKIENNMATIDVEGVQREASLLLLEDAQVGDYVIVHAGFAISKLDQAAAQETLDLLREAIAAVEKSESKQN, via the coding sequence ATGTGTCTGGCAATCCCGTCTAGGATTACAAAGATTGAAAATAATATGGCAACCATTGATGTGGAGGGCGTTCAAAGAGAAGCCAGTTTGTTACTTCTTGAGGATGCCCAGGTCGGTGATTATGTGATCGTCCATGCTGGCTTTGCCATCTCTAAACTCGATCAAGCAGCGGCTCAGGAGACATTGGACCTTTTGCGCGAGGCAATCGCCGCGGTAGAGAAAAGCGAATCCAAACAAAATTAG